The following proteins are encoded in a genomic region of Roseofilum casamattae BLCC-M143:
- a CDS encoding Mrp/NBP35 family ATP-binding protein, whose translation MKKTLNPESVLDVLRPVQDPELQKSLVELNMIRQIEIDAVGNVSFTLVLTTPACPLREFIVEDCTKAVQQLPGVGEVNVRVTAETPQQKNTLPDRQGIAGVKNIIAISSGKGGVGKSTVAANVAVALAQTGAKVGLIDADIYGPNAPTMLGLEGANVMVQSSDRGDVLEPAFNHGVKLVSMGFLIEKDQPVVWRGPMLNGVIRQFLYQVEWGQLDYLIVDMPPGTGDAQLTLTQAVPMVGAIIVTTPQTVALLDSRKGLKMFQQMGVPVLGIVENMSYFIPPDLPDRHYDIFGSGGGEKTSQELGIPLLGCIPLEISLREGGDTGLPIVLGAPESESAKSLVAIAKAIAAKISVTVLAG comes from the coding sequence ATGAAGAAGACCCTCAACCCCGAATCTGTCTTAGACGTATTGCGACCGGTACAAGACCCAGAACTGCAAAAGAGTTTGGTCGAGCTGAATATGATTCGTCAGATCGAAATTGACGCCGTCGGCAATGTCAGTTTTACTCTGGTTCTGACAACTCCAGCCTGTCCCCTGCGGGAATTTATCGTTGAGGACTGTACCAAAGCCGTGCAACAACTTCCCGGTGTTGGGGAAGTGAATGTTCGCGTGACGGCCGAAACTCCCCAGCAGAAAAATACTCTGCCCGATCGCCAAGGGATTGCAGGCGTTAAAAATATTATCGCGATCTCCAGTGGAAAAGGTGGGGTGGGTAAGAGCACCGTGGCAGCGAACGTGGCCGTTGCTCTCGCTCAAACCGGGGCAAAGGTAGGGTTGATTGATGCGGATATCTACGGGCCCAATGCTCCGACCATGTTGGGACTCGAGGGGGCGAATGTGATGGTGCAATCGAGCGATCGCGGCGATGTCCTCGAACCCGCCTTTAACCATGGCGTAAAGCTGGTTTCCATGGGGTTTTTGATCGAGAAAGACCAACCGGTGGTGTGGCGCGGCCCCATGCTCAATGGCGTGATTCGTCAGTTTCTCTACCAAGTCGAATGGGGTCAGTTAGATTATTTGATTGTGGATATGCCTCCAGGAACTGGAGATGCCCAGCTCACCTTAACCCAAGCCGTTCCCATGGTGGGCGCGATTATTGTCACGACGCCGCAAACTGTAGCTTTGCTCGACTCCCGTAAGGGCTTGAAAATGTTCCAACAAATGGGAGTTCCAGTGTTGGGCATTGTGGAAAATATGAGTTATTTTATTCCTCCCGATCTGCCCGATCGCCACTACGATATTTTTGGGTCGGGAGGCGGCGAAAAAACCAGCCAAGAATTAGGAATTCCCTTATTAGGCTGCATTCCTCTAGAGATTTCCTTGCGCGAAGGAGGAGATACGGGATTGCCCATTGTGCTCGGCGCTCCCGAATCGGAATCGGCTAAATCTCTGGTGGCAATTGCTAAAGCGATCGCTGCTAAAATCTCGGTAACCGTTCTGGCAGGATAA
- the rodA gene encoding rod shape-determining protein RodA translates to MRKSLFQSQSVPRIRWLSLLNSWKNLDWALLILVIGLTLFGGLMIRSTQLNLGYTDWLQHWIIGGIGCIFALFISRWRYELLIQWQWIIYGITNVSLLAVIFVGTTALGAQRWITIGGFNVQPSEFAKLGLIITLAALLHNKGASTLSGLFKTLAIAAVPWGLVFLQPDLGTSLVFGAISMGMLYWANTNPGWLILLASPIVSVVLFNVYLPAWFAWVGLLALLAWTTLPWPRWGTAAIVAISTMCGFLGDVFWGILKDYQKDRLILFLNPEKDPLGGGYHLIQSRIAIGSGQLHGSGLYQGTQTQLHFIPEQHTDFIFSAVGEELGFIGAMGLLVVFWLICFRLVMIAQNAKENFGSLLAIGVLSMIIFQVMVNIGMTIGLAPVTGIPLPWMSYGRSAMLANFLAIGLVEAVANHRNRNKF, encoded by the coding sequence ATGCGCAAATCCCTCTTTCAATCTCAATCCGTTCCTCGCATTCGCTGGCTCTCATTGCTCAATAGTTGGAAAAATCTCGATTGGGCGTTGTTGATCTTAGTCATTGGGTTAACCTTATTTGGCGGCCTGATGATTCGCTCGACTCAACTCAATTTGGGATATACCGATTGGTTGCAACATTGGATTATAGGCGGCATTGGCTGCATCTTTGCCCTCTTCATTTCCCGCTGGCGTTACGAACTACTGATTCAGTGGCAATGGATTATTTATGGGATTACCAATGTCTCGTTACTCGCCGTTATTTTTGTCGGGACGACTGCATTAGGAGCGCAGCGCTGGATTACGATTGGGGGCTTTAACGTCCAACCGTCTGAATTTGCCAAATTAGGGTTAATTATTACCCTGGCAGCTCTGTTGCATAATAAAGGCGCTTCCACCCTCTCGGGTTTGTTTAAAACTCTAGCGATCGCTGCCGTACCTTGGGGTTTAGTCTTCTTACAGCCCGATCTAGGTACTTCTTTAGTCTTTGGCGCCATTTCTATGGGAATGCTCTATTGGGCGAATACCAATCCCGGTTGGCTCATTTTATTGGCTTCTCCCATCGTCTCAGTCGTATTATTTAATGTTTACTTACCGGCTTGGTTTGCTTGGGTAGGATTGCTCGCTTTATTGGCATGGACGACCTTGCCCTGGCCGAGGTGGGGAACGGCTGCGATCGTTGCTATCAGTACAATGTGCGGGTTTTTGGGCGATGTCTTTTGGGGAATTTTAAAAGACTATCAAAAAGATCGATTAATTTTATTTCTCAATCCGGAAAAAGACCCCTTGGGAGGGGGCTATCACTTAATTCAATCGCGGATTGCCATCGGTTCGGGACAGTTGCATGGGTCGGGATTGTATCAGGGAACGCAAACTCAACTGCATTTTATTCCGGAACAACATACGGATTTTATTTTTTCTGCGGTGGGTGAAGAGCTAGGCTTTATCGGTGCCATGGGCCTGTTGGTCGTCTTTTGGTTAATTTGTTTTCGCTTAGTCATGATTGCCCAAAATGCAAAGGAAAACTTTGGTTCTTTGTTGGCCATTGGCGTGTTATCCATGATTATTTTCCAGGTGATGGTGAATATCGGAATGACGATTGGACTGGCGCCGGTGACGGGGATTCCTCTACCATGGATGAGTTACGGGCGATCGGCAATGCTGGCTAATTTTTTGGCGATCGGATTGGTTGAAGCGGTTGCCAATCACCGAAATCGAAATAAGTTTTAG
- a CDS encoding precorrin-8X methylmutase, translated as MSQLDHPIVTESFAIIDREIGSHQLDPQEYAIARRIIHSTADFQFKDLLAFSPDGILSGISALQQQTPIVTDVSMVKMGIANRVARTFGNPIVTAIEHATTPDPGRTRTETGMMHLVRQFPQAIFVIGNAPTALLALCEAIANPEVTERSRSQVTERSRGQVQPALIIGAPVGFVAVAEAKARLAETKVPQIRVLGRKGGSPVAAAIVNALIGLAVEQGTP; from the coding sequence ATGAGCCAATTAGACCATCCTATTGTTACCGAGAGCTTTGCGATTATCGATCGCGAGATAGGTTCCCATCAGCTCGATCCACAAGAATACGCGATCGCCCGTCGCATTATCCACAGCACGGCTGACTTCCAGTTCAAAGACTTGCTGGCTTTTAGTCCCGATGGGATTCTCTCAGGAATTTCAGCGCTGCAACAGCAAACTCCCATTGTTACTGATGTTTCTATGGTGAAAATGGGGATTGCGAACCGGGTGGCGCGTACTTTTGGTAATCCGATCGTCACTGCCATCGAACATGCCACGACCCCCGACCCCGGCAGAACCCGTACAGAGACCGGAATGATGCATCTCGTCCGTCAGTTTCCGCAAGCCATTTTTGTTATTGGCAATGCCCCCACGGCGCTGTTAGCCCTCTGTGAGGCGATCGCCAACCCTGAGGTGACTGAGCGAAGCCGAAGTCAGGTGACCGAGCGCAGCCGAGGTCAGGTGCAGCCAGCTCTGATTATTGGTGCTCCCGTTGGCTTTGTGGCTGTCGCCGAGGCGAAAGCGCGCTTAGCCGAGACAAAGGTTCCCCAAATTCGCGTTCTCGGCCGCAAAGGGGGATCGCCGGTGGCTGCCGCGATTGTGAATGCCTTAATTGGTTTAGCCGTAGAACAGGGGACGCCATGA
- the cbiE gene encoding precorrin-6y C5,15-methyltransferase (decarboxylating) subunit CbiE gives MIDAIGVGLDGASGLSAAARRLISEATVLVGSDRHLNYFAEHPAKRLVLNDISQTFQQISNCLDSDAIVILVSGDPLFFGLGRLLLGYFPAEQLRFHPHVSSIQLAFSRLKLPWQDARTISVHGRSFDRLVELLQKGESPIAVLTDPVHSPSAIAHLLQQLDLPSTYQLYICENLGGMDERIHTCSWKEAIGRTFAALNVTILVRQPSQPSTASVLPIIGIPDGQFYSFADRPGLITKREVRLLILGELGLSENQTIWDIGAGTGSVAVEMARLSPTSRIYAIEKTAAGIGLIEQNARHFQVSNIISIQGMAPQALRQIPPPDRVFIGGTGDALSTVLACAVASLLPGGKVVMALATVEHLHEAIAWLNRHNLFYRLLQVQLSRSIPVGRFTRYTPLNPVTILTIGE, from the coding sequence ATGATCGATGCGATCGGAGTTGGACTCGATGGAGCCTCTGGATTATCAGCCGCCGCGCGCCGGTTAATTAGCGAGGCAACTGTGCTGGTGGGGAGCGATCGCCACTTAAACTACTTTGCCGAACATCCGGCCAAACGGCTGGTTTTAAACGATATCTCGCAAACCTTCCAGCAGATAAGTAACTGTCTCGACTCCGATGCGATCGTCATTCTGGTTTCTGGCGACCCCCTCTTTTTCGGTCTCGGACGGCTCTTACTCGGTTATTTTCCGGCAGAACAACTCCGGTTTCATCCCCATGTCAGCTCTATTCAACTGGCCTTTAGTCGGCTGAAACTACCTTGGCAAGATGCTCGAACCATCAGCGTTCACGGTCGTTCTTTCGATCGCCTCGTCGAACTCTTACAAAAAGGCGAATCTCCGATCGCTGTTTTGACCGATCCGGTCCACTCTCCAAGCGCGATCGCCCATTTACTGCAACAGCTCGACCTCCCCAGTACTTATCAACTGTATATCTGCGAAAATTTGGGAGGAATGGACGAGCGCATTCATACCTGTTCTTGGAAAGAGGCGATCGGGCGCACTTTTGCCGCCTTAAATGTGACGATTTTGGTGCGCCAACCGAGCCAACCCAGCACTGCTTCAGTGCTCCCAATCATCGGTATTCCCGATGGCCAATTCTACTCCTTTGCCGACCGACCGGGGTTAATTACAAAGCGAGAAGTGCGGTTACTGATTTTGGGAGAACTGGGACTGAGCGAGAACCAAACCATCTGGGATATTGGCGCGGGAACCGGTTCGGTAGCCGTTGAAATGGCACGCTTATCGCCAACGTCGCGGATTTATGCGATTGAAAAAACCGCTGCTGGTATTGGTTTAATCGAACAAAATGCGCGCCACTTTCAAGTCTCGAATATTATCTCAATTCAGGGCATGGCTCCCCAAGCATTGCGACAAATTCCACCACCCGATCGCGTGTTTATTGGCGGAACGGGAGATGCGCTCTCGACAGTGTTAGCTTGTGCCGTGGCCAGCCTCTTGCCTGGAGGAAAAGTCGTGATGGCTCTGGCGACGGTAGAACATCTGCACGAGGCGATCGCGTGGCTTAACCGTCACAATTTATTCTATCGCCTGCTGCAAGTCCAACTCTCGCGATCGATTCCCGTCGGTCGATTTACGCGCTATACTCCTCTTAATCCGGTTACCATTCTCACCATTGGAGAGTAA
- a CDS encoding DUF3592 domain-containing protein, which yields MGKLALGLFLSIFYLVGFGVLWYSINSAQKSIQASQWPSTMGTLEKVSLHENLDDDSSTYEVRVEYRYSVMGQTYTSSRLAFGYTGSSGRKQHQEILKKLQNASVINVRYNPNNPATSVLSFGIHRSIKFLFAFAITWLSFVVGITLIIWIDSQSDRTLLDNIDIIIQ from the coding sequence ATGGGTAAATTAGCCTTGGGTCTATTTCTTAGTATTTTTTATCTGGTTGGGTTTGGAGTGCTATGGTATAGCATCAACTCAGCCCAAAAATCGATTCAAGCCTCTCAATGGCCCTCCACAATGGGTACGCTTGAAAAGGTATCTCTTCACGAAAACTTAGATGACGATAGCAGTACTTATGAAGTCCGGGTTGAGTATCGTTACTCCGTCATGGGGCAAACTTATACCAGTTCGCGATTAGCCTTTGGATATACCGGGAGCAGTGGCAGAAAACAGCATCAAGAAATTCTGAAAAAATTGCAAAATGCTTCAGTGATTAATGTTCGATATAATCCCAACAATCCGGCAACCTCCGTTCTCTCTTTTGGCATTCATCGTTCCATAAAATTCCTTTTTGCTTTTGCCATAACATGGCTGAGTTTTGTCGTTGGTATTACCCTGATTATCTGGATCGACTCTCAAAGCGATCGCACTCTCTTGGATAACATCGATATTATTATTCAGTAA
- a CDS encoding tRNA-binding protein produces MDTEPSISFDDFLKIEMRVGTVRSAKRNEKAKKPAYILEIDFGQFGVKTSSAQITEAYQLDELIGSQVIAVTNFPPKRVAGVKSEVLVLAVVEEDGRAILLRPTQKVENGMRVA; encoded by the coding sequence ATGGATACCGAGCCATCTATCTCCTTCGATGATTTTCTCAAAATTGAGATGCGCGTCGGCACGGTGCGATCGGCAAAACGAAATGAAAAAGCGAAGAAACCGGCGTATATTCTGGAAATCGACTTCGGTCAATTTGGAGTTAAAACCAGCTCTGCTCAAATTACAGAGGCTTATCAATTAGACGAGTTAATCGGTTCTCAAGTTATTGCTGTCACGAACTTTCCTCCCAAGAGGGTTGCAGGAGTCAAGTCAGAAGTTCTAGTCCTTGCTGTAGTGGAGGAGGATGGTCGGGCAATATTATTGCGTCCAACCCAAAAGGTGGAAAATGGTATGAGAGTTGCCTGA
- a CDS encoding pentapeptide repeat-containing protein, whose protein sequence is MNSKIISTAALLLSIAISPPVAAESLEDLRQLLASKQCPMCDLSEAGLRLAQLKNADLSGADLSFANLESANLDRANLSGADLTGAVLYKADLRRANLSGANLSGVNFIGADLSYADLTGANLNGANLSGAYMTNAIIEDATIDAAILNGVIDFPGGVLEPQDYYRLAFVDARSGNHQGAIEKHSLALQIDPNYAPAYLGRGVSRLQLGDSTSAIADWQVAAEIFQFQGHEEGYQTSQQFIEVTEKAIEESRKTGKRRGGFLGVINQLAPMLLQFLL, encoded by the coding sequence ATGAATTCTAAAATTATCTCCACTGCTGCTCTGCTCCTCAGCATTGCGATCTCTCCTCCAGTCGCCGCAGAAAGTTTGGAGGATCTTCGGCAACTACTCGCTTCTAAACAATGTCCCATGTGCGATCTCAGCGAAGCGGGATTGCGCCTGGCTCAGTTAAAGAATGCGGACTTAAGCGGAGCAGATTTAAGTTTTGCCAATCTGGAGAGCGCTAATCTCGATCGAGCTAACTTAAGTGGAGCTGACTTAACTGGAGCCGTTTTGTATAAAGCCGATCTCAGGCGAGCCAATTTAAGTGGAGCTAATTTATCTGGAGTTAATTTTATTGGTGCCGATCTGTCTTATGCCGATCTGACGGGAGCGAATTTGAATGGAGCAAACTTGAGTGGTGCGTATATGACGAATGCAATCATTGAAGATGCCACTATCGATGCGGCTATCCTCAATGGGGTTATTGATTTTCCCGGTGGGGTTCTCGAACCTCAAGATTATTATCGCTTGGCATTTGTGGATGCGCGATCGGGCAATCATCAAGGCGCCATCGAGAAACATAGCTTAGCGCTGCAAATCGATCCAAACTATGCTCCAGCGTATTTGGGACGGGGGGTCAGTCGCTTGCAACTCGGAGACAGTACCTCTGCGATCGCCGATTGGCAAGTCGCTGCAGAAATTTTCCAATTTCAAGGTCATGAAGAAGGATATCAGACCTCACAACAATTTATTGAAGTTACGGAAAAGGCGATTGAAGAAAGCCGCAAAACGGGTAAAAGACGAGGTGGTTTTCTCGGTGTAATTAACCAACTTGCTCCAATGCTGCTGCAATTTTTACTTTAA
- a CDS encoding YccF domain-containing protein, giving the protein MTLFGNVIWLIFGGFLSGIGYIVGGISLCLTIVGIPFGWQAIKLGLATFTPFGKQTRVEESASGVIPMVFNLIWVVLFGWEIALSHLIHGLILFITIIGIPFAQQHFKLIPLALFPFGRQLEDI; this is encoded by the coding sequence ATGACTTTGTTCGGTAATGTAATTTGGTTGATTTTTGGCGGCTTTCTCTCTGGAATTGGCTATATCGTTGGTGGCATTAGCTTGTGCCTGACGATTGTGGGGATTCCCTTTGGCTGGCAAGCCATTAAGTTGGGTTTAGCGACTTTTACTCCATTTGGCAAGCAAACTCGGGTTGAGGAGAGTGCCTCTGGAGTTATCCCGATGGTGTTTAACCTGATTTGGGTAGTCTTATTTGGGTGGGAGATTGCCTTGTCCCATTTGATTCATGGATTAATTCTGTTTATTACAATTATCGGGATTCCTTTTGCACAACAGCATTTTAAGTTGATTCCATTAGCTCTGTTCCCCTTTGGGCGGCAGCTTGAAGACATCTGA
- a CDS encoding DUF928 domain-containing protein has protein sequence MLKFTQKTLILAILATLGGQSSLQANPNIYLAQTFKPPGRGAPPKTADAGTRGCTISAGERQSLTALVPGEALALTTQEKPTLFWYLPEAKGKTVQFTLLDRNDETIIYETEIGGLSQSGIVGIDLSQIAPTSKGTTGLEVDRLYHWYMVIVCDPTDRTGDVVVDGWIERVEPSQALQAQLQNTAAVDRAKIYAEAGIWHDALSAIAKQYYSGSANPAIAAQWETLLRSVELDAFTNTPILKMSQR, from the coding sequence ATGCTAAAATTCACTCAAAAGACTCTGATATTAGCGATTCTGGCAACGTTAGGGGGACAAAGTTCCCTGCAAGCCAATCCCAACATTTATCTGGCGCAAACGTTTAAGCCTCCAGGACGAGGTGCGCCTCCGAAAACGGCAGATGCAGGAACTCGCGGCTGCACCATCAGTGCAGGAGAGCGCCAATCTCTCACGGCTTTAGTGCCCGGTGAAGCTTTAGCATTAACAACTCAAGAGAAGCCGACATTATTTTGGTATCTGCCAGAAGCCAAAGGAAAAACGGTACAATTTACCCTGCTCGATCGCAATGATGAGACTATTATTTACGAAACTGAAATTGGAGGACTGAGCCAATCGGGAATTGTTGGTATCGACTTATCCCAAATTGCGCCAACCTCAAAAGGAACAACTGGCTTAGAAGTCGATCGCTTATATCATTGGTATATGGTCATTGTTTGCGATCCCACAGACCGTACGGGTGATGTTGTTGTCGATGGTTGGATCGAACGAGTCGAACCGAGTCAGGCTCTGCAAGCTCAGTTGCAAAACACGGCAGCAGTCGATCGTGCTAAAATCTATGCTGAAGCTGGAATTTGGCACGATGCACTTTCGGCGATCGCCAAACAATACTATTCTGGTTCCGCAAATCCAGCGATCGCAGCTCAATGGGAAACCCTACTGCGTTCCGTAGAACTCGATGCATTTACTAACACTCCAATTCTGAAAATGAGTCAACGTTAA